The Deinococcus apachensis DSM 19763 genome includes the window CGGCGGCTGGAGGAGGAGGGCATCATCAGCCGCTACGTGGCGCTGCTTGACCCCAAGCAGGTGGGCCGCGACCTGATGGTCCTGGTGCGGGTCACGCTCGACAAGCAGACCAAGCAGGGCTTCGAGACCTTCGCCGAGCATATGCGTGCCCGACCGGAGGTGCTGGAGTGCTACCTCTGCCTGGGCGACACCGACTACCTGCTCAAGGTCTGCGTGCCCGACCTCGACGCCTACCAGAACTTCCTGGTGGACGTGCTGGCCTCCAGCCCCGGCGTGCGGAATACGGCCAGCACCATCGTGGTCAAGCAGGAGAAGTACACGACGAGCCTGCC containing:
- a CDS encoding Lrp/AsnC family transcriptional regulator, whose translation is MLQPELDATDRRILAILQRDARIPNTELADEIGLTPAPTLRRVRRLEEEGIISRYVALLDPKQVGRDLMVLVRVTLDKQTKQGFETFAEHMRARPEVLECYLCLGDTDYLLKVCVPDLDAYQNFLVDVLASSPGVRNTASTIVVKQEKYTTSLPLE